The proteins below are encoded in one region of Ereboglobus luteus:
- a CDS encoding type I restriction endonuclease subunit R, with translation MSLHKEISFENEICAHLAAHGWLYAEGDAARYDRARALFPSDALEWLQQTQPDAWKILIKNHGTAAADTVLNRLRAELDKRGTLDVLRNGIELIGLRAPLKLAQFKPAFDINPDILARYQANRLRVVRQVRYSLHNENSIDLVLFLNGIPVATVELKTDFTQSLGDAIDQYRYDRDPQPKGQNAEPLLDFPRGALVHFAVSNREVSMTTHLKGKATHFLPFNQGDKDGAGNPANPDGHPTAYLWEKIWARESWLEILGRYLIAQRDDKRKIEKIIFPRYHQLDATRKLQAAVLADGAGAKYLIQHSAGSGKTNSIAWSAHFLSELHDARGDKVFDSVLVISDRNVIDKQLQEAIFGFQRQTGVVALVTNKECSKSAALAEALSGDKKIVVCTIQTFPFAIEEVRRLAATQGKRFAVIADEAHSSQTGEAAAKLKLVLSAEELDALKDGGEVGVDDILAAQMANRAAESGITYVAFTATPKAKTLEIFGTRPDPAKPAGDGNLPAPFHIYSMRQAIEEEFILDVLLNYTSYKLAFRLAHNGRDLDDKTVERSAALKGIMGWVRLHPYNIAQKVAIVVEHFRKTVAPLLNGKAKAMVVVGSRVEAVRWKLAVEKYIKGHGYKIGALVAFSGEVNDPESGPDALKETSAALNPNLKGRDIREAFKGDEYQILLVANKFQTGFDQPLLCGMYVDKRLDGIQAVQTLSRLNRAYPNKATYILDFVNDATEILAAFKTYHTTATLSGVTDPNIVFDLRAKLDDAGHYNENEIERVVAAELDPNSQQSDLVKAIEPVADRIVRTYKAFQDARKSALERNDEADAKTAKDGMDTLILFRGDLGAYIRLYAFLSQIFNYENTGIEKRAIFYKRLLPLLKFERERDGLDLSSVVLTHHHLKNPGRRAMPLAGGDTPTLDPMTEAGGGSVKDKQKVYLAELIEKLNDLFGSEITENDKLSYVNGTLINKLTESETLRQQAASNTKEQFANSPDLMTEFKNAIIASYDAHSVMSARALNSTDVLKSLLEISLNHLQLWERLRNKAA, from the coding sequence ATGAGCCTCCACAAAGAAATCTCCTTCGAAAACGAAATTTGCGCGCATCTCGCCGCGCATGGCTGGCTCTACGCGGAGGGTGATGCCGCGCGCTACGACCGCGCTCGCGCGCTGTTCCCGTCCGACGCACTCGAATGGCTGCAACAAACCCAGCCCGACGCCTGGAAAATTCTTATCAAAAACCACGGCACCGCCGCCGCCGACACCGTGCTCAACCGTCTGCGCGCCGAACTCGACAAGCGCGGCACGCTCGACGTGCTCCGCAACGGCATCGAGCTCATCGGCCTGCGCGCGCCGCTCAAGCTCGCGCAGTTCAAGCCCGCCTTCGACATCAACCCCGACATCCTCGCGCGCTACCAGGCCAACCGCCTGCGCGTCGTCCGGCAGGTGCGCTACTCGCTGCACAACGAAAACAGCATCGACCTCGTCCTGTTCCTCAACGGCATCCCCGTCGCCACGGTCGAGTTGAAAACCGATTTCACGCAATCGCTCGGCGACGCCATCGACCAATACCGTTACGACCGCGACCCGCAACCCAAGGGCCAAAACGCCGAGCCTCTTCTCGATTTCCCGCGCGGCGCGCTCGTGCATTTCGCCGTCAGCAACCGCGAGGTCTCCATGACCACGCACCTCAAGGGCAAGGCGACTCACTTCCTGCCCTTCAACCAGGGCGACAAGGACGGCGCGGGCAACCCCGCCAATCCCGACGGGCACCCCACCGCCTATCTCTGGGAAAAGATCTGGGCACGCGAAAGTTGGCTCGAAATTCTGGGGCGCTACCTCATCGCTCAACGCGACGACAAAAGGAAAATCGAAAAAATCATCTTCCCGCGCTATCACCAACTCGACGCCACGCGCAAGCTGCAAGCCGCCGTGCTCGCCGACGGCGCGGGCGCGAAATACCTCATTCAGCACTCCGCCGGCTCAGGCAAAACCAACTCCATCGCCTGGAGCGCGCACTTCCTCTCCGAATTGCACGACGCGCGTGGCGACAAGGTTTTCGACAGCGTGCTCGTCATCTCCGACCGCAACGTCATCGACAAGCAGCTTCAGGAGGCGATCTTCGGCTTCCAGCGCCAGACCGGCGTTGTCGCGCTGGTCACCAACAAGGAATGCAGCAAGAGCGCCGCGCTCGCCGAGGCGCTTTCCGGCGACAAAAAAATCGTTGTCTGCACCATCCAGACCTTTCCCTTCGCCATCGAGGAAGTGCGCCGCCTCGCCGCGACGCAGGGCAAGCGCTTCGCCGTCATCGCCGACGAGGCGCACAGCTCGCAAACCGGCGAGGCCGCCGCGAAACTCAAGCTCGTGCTCTCCGCCGAGGAGCTTGACGCGCTCAAGGACGGCGGCGAAGTGGGCGTTGACGACATCCTCGCCGCGCAAATGGCGAACCGCGCCGCCGAAAGCGGCATCACCTACGTCGCCTTCACCGCCACGCCCAAGGCCAAGACGCTGGAAATCTTCGGCACGCGCCCCGACCCCGCAAAACCCGCCGGCGATGGCAACCTGCCCGCGCCCTTCCACATCTACTCCATGCGCCAGGCCATCGAGGAGGAATTCATCCTCGACGTGCTGCTAAACTACACCAGCTACAAACTCGCCTTCCGCCTCGCGCACAACGGCAGGGACCTTGACGACAAAACTGTCGAGCGCTCCGCCGCGCTCAAGGGCATCATGGGCTGGGTGCGCCTGCACCCCTACAACATCGCGCAAAAAGTCGCCATTGTCGTCGAGCACTTCCGCAAAACAGTCGCGCCGCTGCTCAACGGCAAGGCGAAGGCGATGGTCGTGGTCGGCAGCCGTGTCGAGGCCGTGCGATGGAAACTCGCCGTCGAAAAATACATCAAGGGGCACGGCTACAAAATCGGCGCGCTTGTCGCCTTTTCCGGCGAGGTAAACGACCCCGAATCCGGCCCCGATGCGCTCAAGGAAACCAGCGCCGCGCTCAACCCCAACCTCAAGGGCCGCGATATCCGTGAGGCGTTCAAGGGCGACGAATACCAAATCCTGCTCGTCGCGAACAAATTCCAGACCGGTTTTGACCAGCCGCTCCTCTGCGGCATGTATGTGGACAAACGTCTCGACGGCATCCAGGCCGTGCAAACCCTCTCGCGCCTCAACCGCGCGTATCCCAACAAGGCGACTTACATTCTCGATTTCGTGAACGACGCGACGGAAATCCTAGCCGCCTTCAAAACCTATCACACGACCGCCACGCTCTCCGGCGTCACCGACCCGAATATCGTTTTCGACCTGCGCGCCAAACTCGACGACGCCGGACATTACAATGAAAACGAAATCGAGCGCGTTGTCGCCGCCGAGTTGGATCCCAACTCGCAGCAAAGCGACCTCGTCAAGGCCATCGAGCCCGTTGCCGACCGGATCGTGCGCACCTACAAGGCGTTTCAGGACGCGCGCAAGAGTGCCCTCGAAAGAAACGACGAGGCCGACGCGAAAACGGCAAAAGACGGCATGGACACCCTGATCCTTTTCCGAGGCGACCTCGGCGCCTACATCCGCCTCTACGCGTTTCTCTCGCAAATCTTCAACTACGAAAACACCGGCATCGAAAAGCGCGCGATCTTCTACAAGCGCCTGCTCCCGTTGCTCAAGTTTGAGCGCGAACGCGACGGTCTCGACCTGTCGAGTGTCGTGCTCACGCATCACCACCTGAAAAACCCCGGCAGGCGCGCCATGCCGCTCGCGGGTGGCGACACGCCGACGCTCGACCCCATGACCGAGGCGGGCGGCGGCTCGGTAAAGGACAAGCAGAAAGTTTATCTGGCAGAGCTAATAGAAAAATTGAACGACCTGTTCGGGAGCGAGATCACGGAGAACGACAAGTTGAGCTACGTGAACGGCACCTTGATCAACAAGCTCACCGAGTCGGAGACATTGCGGCAGCAGGCGGCCAGCAACACAAAGGAGCAGTTTGCCAACTCGCCCGACTTGATGACCGAGTTCAAAAACGCGATCATCGCCTCCTACGACGCGCATTCAGTGATGAGCGCCAGGGCGCTCAATTCCACGGACGTATTGAAGAGCCTTTTGGAAATTTCGCTCAACCACCTGCAATTGTGGGAACGCCTGCGCAACAAGGCGGCGTAG
- a CDS encoding ATP-binding protein, producing MDDSVATSLDSEYLLNSEGRLEIHKTYSGHTAAPRCTDISLFCNHPTAENVSDLMQLKNGDLKKRAKTLSVDLSSIDQKINASLRRKIRESVSGLALQAILVPLNEANGKSIWDGIRSHLPVFALFKSDRASTDQDAEAQDPLKIAIKEALKAKEAELAAVSAHIETEVKKIAAKTLEKLKEMDPTLASELNPQFSSPKWETLFKASITGDEDIPINKRGSGVKRLILLNFFRAKAEQAGRDRKDASVIYAIEEPETSQHPNNQRLLINALSELANESQVIITTHTPMLARILPDKCLRYIRQNPDKTREVLCVKSEEDRKMFSKSLGVLPDNSIKLFIGVEGRHDINFLKKISAVLIKDGCAVLDLEKMELDGELIFFPLGGSSLALWASRLAPLSRPEFHLYDRDTMPPERAKYQEQADAVNRRDRCKALITGKKEMENYLHFDAINTAYYDICNISLGLTAGFSDIDDVPNKIAELVHNSSGSSNTWDSLDEETKSKKASRVKSNLNEHAAARMTKKLLEQVDPNGDVLTWFDEMKRLINQPAS from the coding sequence ATTGATGATTCAGTAGCGACGTCACTTGATTCAGAGTATTTACTTAATTCAGAAGGACGGCTTGAAATACACAAGACTTACAGCGGGCATACAGCTGCACCCAGATGCACAGACATTTCCTTGTTCTGCAATCACCCTACCGCCGAAAATGTCAGTGATTTGATGCAACTTAAAAATGGCGATCTCAAAAAACGCGCAAAAACACTGAGTGTAGACCTTTCTTCAATTGATCAAAAAATTAACGCATCCTTAAGGAGGAAAATTCGCGAGTCTGTTTCAGGTTTGGCATTACAAGCTATACTAGTTCCATTAAATGAGGCTAACGGAAAAAGTATCTGGGATGGCATTAGGTCACATTTGCCGGTGTTTGCTTTATTTAAATCAGATCGCGCAAGCACGGATCAAGATGCTGAAGCGCAAGACCCTTTGAAAATAGCAATAAAGGAAGCGCTGAAAGCTAAGGAGGCTGAACTAGCGGCAGTCTCGGCACATATAGAAACTGAAGTTAAAAAAATAGCTGCTAAGACGTTGGAAAAATTAAAAGAAATGGATCCCACATTAGCAAGTGAACTTAATCCACAATTTTCCTCTCCCAAGTGGGAGACGCTTTTTAAAGCAAGCATTACCGGTGATGAGGATATTCCAATCAACAAACGTGGAAGTGGAGTTAAGCGTCTAATTTTGCTTAATTTCTTTCGTGCCAAAGCGGAGCAGGCTGGTAGAGACAGGAAAGATGCTTCCGTGATTTATGCAATAGAAGAGCCTGAGACAAGCCAACATCCCAACAATCAACGACTGCTAATAAATGCGTTATCTGAGTTAGCCAATGAGAGTCAGGTAATCATAACTACACACACACCTATGCTTGCCCGTATTTTACCCGACAAATGTCTGCGATATATAAGGCAAAATCCAGACAAGACCAGAGAGGTTCTTTGCGTTAAAAGCGAGGAAGATCGTAAGATGTTTTCAAAGTCGCTCGGCGTGCTTCCAGATAATTCAATCAAACTTTTTATCGGAGTCGAAGGACGTCACGATATTAACTTTTTGAAAAAAATATCTGCTGTGTTGATAAAAGATGGTTGCGCTGTTTTGGATTTAGAAAAAATGGAATTGGACGGTGAACTGATTTTCTTTCCTCTCGGAGGATCTTCATTGGCTCTTTGGGCATCAAGACTTGCACCGCTATCACGTCCAGAGTTTCACCTTTATGATAGAGATACGATGCCCCCAGAACGTGCTAAATATCAAGAGCAGGCGGATGCCGTAAACAGACGAGATCGCTGCAAGGCTTTGATTACTGGAAAAAAGGAAATGGAAAATTATCTGCATTTTGATGCGATTAATACAGCATATTATGACATCTGTAATATATCGCTTGGTTTAACTGCAGGTTTTTCAGATATTGATGATGTGCCAAATAAAATTGCAGAATTAGTCCATAATTCCTCAGGAAGCTCAAATACATGGGACAGTCTTGATGAGGAAACGAAAAGTAAAAAAGCCTCCAGAGTAAAAAGTAATCTCAATGAGCATGCCGCCGCTCGGATGACAAAAAAATTATTAGAGCAAGTTGATCCGAACGGAGATGTGCTGACATGGTTTGATGAAATGAAACGACTCATTAATCAACCCGCATCATGA
- a CDS encoding Fic family protein, with product MNISTFQAGRYEQRFEYKAFLPELVRHEWEVEDAELTDLLGRADRALGELNAFAQLIPDIDFFIQMHVAKEATQSGRIEGTQTGIEDAFKDAVDLDPEARDDWAEVQNYIRAINFAIGSLDRLPFSNRLLKETHAVLLEGTRGRHKQPGEFRTSQNWIGVSLKNAAFVPPHHEHVAELMSDLEQLLNDRTIFAHPLVRIAIAHYQFETIHPFLDGNGRLGRLMISLYLAATGLLKKPALYLSDYFERNKTAYVDHMMAVRHGGHLREWLVFFLHGVEETARASAGVFQSIIKLKQRIDTDVLPCFSTRRLSTARLLMRHLYARPVIDVKKAMLAVGTTINTVSSIINDLVTAGVLTEVTGQRRNRLFVFHDYLALFK from the coding sequence ATGAATATTTCCACATTCCAAGCCGGACGCTACGAACAACGTTTTGAATACAAGGCGTTCCTGCCTGAATTGGTTCGCCACGAATGGGAAGTCGAAGATGCCGAATTGACCGATTTGCTGGGGCGGGCAGACCGGGCGCTGGGCGAATTGAACGCCTTTGCCCAATTGATTCCCGACATCGACTTTTTTATCCAGATGCACGTGGCAAAGGAAGCCACGCAATCGGGTCGCATCGAAGGCACTCAAACAGGAATTGAAGACGCCTTCAAGGACGCGGTCGACTTGGATCCGGAGGCCAGGGACGACTGGGCGGAAGTCCAAAACTATATCCGTGCAATCAATTTCGCAATCGGGTCGCTTGACCGGCTTCCGTTTTCAAACCGCCTGCTAAAAGAAACCCATGCGGTGCTTCTGGAAGGCACGCGCGGGCGGCACAAACAACCGGGCGAGTTTCGAACTAGCCAGAACTGGATCGGCGTGAGCTTGAAAAACGCCGCCTTTGTGCCTCCCCATCATGAGCATGTGGCGGAGTTGATGAGCGACTTGGAGCAGTTGCTGAATGACAGGACGATTTTTGCGCATCCATTGGTCCGCATCGCGATCGCCCATTATCAATTTGAAACCATTCATCCTTTTCTGGATGGAAACGGGCGCTTGGGACGACTGATGATTTCCCTGTATCTGGCCGCAACGGGGTTGCTTAAAAAGCCCGCGCTGTATTTGTCCGACTATTTTGAACGGAACAAGACGGCGTATGTGGATCACATGATGGCTGTGCGGCACGGCGGCCACTTGCGGGAATGGCTGGTATTTTTCCTGCATGGGGTCGAGGAAACCGCGCGAGCCTCGGCCGGAGTTTTCCAATCCATCATCAAACTCAAGCAACGCATTGACACCGATGTGCTGCCCTGCTTCAGCACGCGACGCCTGTCAACGGCGCGCCTGCTCATGCGCCACCTTTATGCCCGGCCGGTTATTGATGTGAAAAAAGCGATGCTGGCCGTCGGCACAACCATCAACACCGTCTCCAGCATCATCAATGACCTCGTGACCGCTGGAGTTTTGACCGAAGTGACCGGTCAGCGCAGAAACCGGCTTTTTGTTTTCCACGATTATCTCGCCCTATTCAAATGA